The Alicyclobacillus macrosporangiidus CPP55 genome segment CACGGCTCTCCACCACGCCCCGTCACGCATCCCGGGCACCCAGTGCCACCCGGCCGCGGACCCGGCTCTGCTCCCGCTTCGAATGCGACAGGATGTCCGGCATCGGGCGGGTGCGCTGGATGAAAAACGACAGGAGGAACGCGACGAACAGCAATCCGGTCGCGATCCAGAACGCGTCGTCGATCCCCATCACCGTCGCCTGCCGCATCATCTGCTCCAAACCCCCGGATGCAGCGGCCCCTTGCCCATCCAACACCATGGCCTGCTGCCTCATTGAGAGCACCTGGAAGTGCACCTGGGTGCGGCTGGCCATGATGCTGACCAACAGCGCCATCCCCACCGCGCCGGAAACCATTCTCAACGTGTTCGACATCGCCGTGCCGTGTGGATAGTACCGCTTCGGCAGTTGGTTGAGGCCCGCGGTCATCACCGGCATCAGCAGGATGGACATCCCGAAGGCGCGCAGGGTGTAGATCACGGTGACGTAGAGGAAGCTGGTGTCAAGCTCCAGCCGGGTCAGCGCATAGTTGGTCAACGTCGTGATGGCAAGGCCGGATACCGCGAGCCAGCGGGCACCGATGCGATCGAACAGGCGACCCGTGATGGGCGACATGATGCCCATCACCACGCCGCCGGGCAGGAGCATCAGGCCCGAGAGCAGCGGCGAGAATCCACGCACGTTCTGCATGTAGATGGGCATCAACAGCATGCCTGCGAAAAGCGCCATCGTCACAACGACGAGGATCAGAGTCGTCAGCGTGAACATCGGATACCGGAAGATCCGCACTTC includes the following:
- a CDS encoding DHA2 family efflux MFS transporter permease subunit — translated: MMAGAFVAFLNQSLINVALPQIMAHLHVSATTGDWLATGYMLVNGVVIPITAYLIERFTTRQLYLSAMGLFCVGTLTCAVAPHFSVLLAGRIIQAVGAGVLMPLVTNVIFILFPIERRGWAMGIFGIALNFAPAIGPTLSGWLVEHHSWRLLFFIVLPIALLDLVISFLLLRNVTETRRPRLDTWSVVLSTLGFGGVLYGFSTAGSSGWGSAEVVASFVIGGVSLLWFVLRQWGLERPLLEVRIFRYPMFTLTTLILVVVTMALFAGMLLMPIYMQNVRGFSPLLSGLMLLPGGVVMGIMSPITGRLFDRIGARWLAVSGLAITTLTNYALTRLELDTSFLYVTVIYTLRAFGMSILLMPVMTAGLNQLPKRYYPHGTAMSNTLRMVSGAVGMALLVSIMASRTQVHFQVLSMRQQAMVLDGQGAAASGGLEQMMRQATVMGIDDAFWIATGLLFVAFLLSFFIQRTRPMPDILSHSKREQSRVRGRVALGARDA